GCGGCGGCGCGGGTGATGGTGTAGATGTCGCGGCGTTTTTGAAAGTCGACAACGCGCAGGGTGATTTGTGATTCGGCTTCGCTAACCGGATGACCGTCGGCACGGCGTAAGGCATTTTCCAGCGCTTTTTGCATGATGGCTCCGCCTTCTACATGCCAGTTTTGATAAGGCAGCGGCTGAGAAGTCACACCCGTGCCTTTCAGGTGGAAACCGCAAGAGGCAAGTAATAGGGCGAGTGCAGGCAATAGGATTTTTTTCATTGGATATTCCTTCGTTGAAACCGGTTACGGTATCGTCGGATTATAACGAATAATGTTTAGGCCGTCTGAAACCGTAAACGGAAAGTATTTCAGACGGCCTTGTCTTTGATGGCGCAAATCTTATTTTTCCAACCAAATCAGGCTGACCATGCGGCCGGTTTGTCCGTCGCGGCGGTAGGAGAAGAAAGTATCGCGTTCCAAGACGGTGCAATGGGTACCGCCATAAATCATGTTCACGCCTTCGCGGTGCAGAATTATGCGCGCCAAAGCGTAAATGTCGGCAAGGTATTTGCCGCCGCCGATGTCTTCAAACGCATCGGCAGCTTCCGGCATGGGTGTGCAAAACGCATCAAATACATCTTGCCCTACCTCAAACGCATCAGGGCCGATGGCAGGGGCGAGATAGGCCATGATTTCCAGCGGCTCGACATTCATTGCTGCAATGGTGTTTTGCAAAACGCCGCCGGCCAAACCGCGCCAGCCTGCATGAGCCGCCGCAACAACGGTCCCTGCTTTGTCGCAAAACAAGACAGGCAGGCAATCGGCAGTCATCGAAGCGCAAGCGACTGTTCCCGTTGTATCCACCGAGGCATCGGCGTCGGGTGTATTTCCTAACGCTTCGACGGCATTTACAACAATGGTGCTGTGGATTTGATTGAGGTAGGCAACGGGCAGGCCGACTTGTTCCTGTACGATTTCACGGTTGCGGAGCACGGCTTCCAGATTGTCGCCGACGTGCGAACCGACATTTAGGCTGCGGTACACGCCTTCGCTGACACCGCCATTGCGCGTGGTAATAAGCGTTTTAACATTGGCAGGGGCAGGCCAGTCGGCAGTCAAAAAGTTCTTGCCTTGGGGAGCGAGGTTTAGGGTTTCTGTGATGGTTTTCATGGGGCGGTTGGGCTTTTAGGGAGATTTAAATACCCTGTTAGAGACATTAAAGTGTAATAAATATACATAAGTAATTCTTGATGGGGTGTGGAACATTCATCCCAATCCAGTTTAGATGACATTTTCCCTGTTTCAGAGTACGTTGTAATGCCAACTTGCTCTAATGGAACATTGAAAATCTGAAGAGGTTCAATATCTGATTTGACGGTATTCTGAATGCTTTCGAATTTTCCTTGGTCTATTTGTTGTCCAACTCGGTGGGCG
This region of Neisseria subflava genomic DNA includes:
- the lptE gene encoding LPS assembly lipoprotein LptE, with the protein product MKKILLPALALLLASCGFHLKGTGVTSQPLPYQNWHVEGGAIMQKALENALRRADGHPVSEAESQITLRVVDFQKRRDIYTITRAAAINEYLLAMTVKVQAFRNGEPVGEPMEVKVHRTMDYADSEVLGKQEEEETIWSEMRIDAADQIVRRLTFLKAQ
- the pgeF gene encoding peptidoglycan editing factor PgeF, translating into MKTITETLNLAPQGKNFLTADWPAPANVKTLITTRNGGVSEGVYRSLNVGSHVGDNLEAVLRNREIVQEQVGLPVAYLNQIHSTIVVNAVEALGNTPDADASVDTTGTVACASMTADCLPVLFCDKAGTVVAAAHAGWRGLAGGVLQNTIAAMNVEPLEIMAYLAPAIGPDAFEVGQDVFDAFCTPMPEAADAFEDIGGGKYLADIYALARIILHREGVNMIYGGTHCTVLERDTFFSYRRDGQTGRMVSLIWLEK